One stretch of Diabrotica undecimpunctata isolate CICGRU chromosome 5, icDiaUnde3, whole genome shotgun sequence DNA includes these proteins:
- the LOC140441246 gene encoding RNA-binding protein 5-like, with protein MSSSPELFNRGSPNYRHKSESGSKSPVSNRRQNGYPKKSQYDSDSVDSDYAQDHVRENIRKARSRSPDQQDRDRDRRERHRTRDRDHRRQRSRSNSSRWEKKQKRDRDRDRCRDDDRDSTSERSYGCTPIGASGSEIIGFKSQPPNNTIMIRGLAQHISEFDIRQDIIACDLMPKDIRLIRKKDTGASRGFAFVEFSTLVEAVRWMEKKQGVLMLQDQYRAIMQYSIPKDSNSAEKTPSYKASADWFCIKCGAQNFKRRDNCFKCHASKTESEEGGSGSDEVCMYATKTIMLRNLDALTTEESVMAELKQIIPELVETISVVCIGRDPLTSTSRGLCYLETRSTVDSLAIFAGLSNHKTPLTIDGKSVIVSYCKYVKGDSKRPYSQADQDVFPNAAVPSTYSMDDVDSLAEYAARRYAKSPQEYMHYIEYYRVYFAKQITDGNSITLQENQMDAVNAAAAVAQSAIQQLNATKTGTSNYFDSEQCPTGVDGKKYPVPDTARYIYDKNTGYQYCQTTGLYYDPSSKYYWNANIQKWLYWDHDKQTYSLAQSDDGSNKQSIIENATQEPETKKQKVEKQDKVKVAKKIAKDMERWAKTLNQKKESCSVKTTTEFIGYANNASADIGFSVLEKKALAGPTTSAAASSTPLAPYIKEVDDRSPTLPGPLVAAYGGESDSSGEEDDDFLDYTNLICNLCKRRLNSAEALTKHSKMSSLHLQNLELRNKKSTKFGETVADKAAYRDRAKERRMKFGDPDAPKPSKLKEKYLKAREAEISMPSSSVLEPIGAENVGNRLLQKMGWTEGQGLGKQNQGRTSIIQAEQHSSTAGLGNKLAGYTAVAGESYKDCVKKMMYARYQELTEKELNN; from the exons AATATGATAGTGACAGTGTTGATAGTGACTATGCTCAGGACCACGTGAGAGAAAATATTAGAAAGGCCCGATCGCGAAGTCCAGATCAACAAGATCGTGATAGGGACAGACGTGAAAGACATCGTACCAGAGATAGAGATCACAGAAGGCAGCGATCTAGAAGTAATAGTTCACGATGGGAGAAGAAACAGAAAAGGGACAGAGACAGAGATAGATGTAGAGATGATGATAGGGACAGTACTAG TGAAAGAAGCTATGGTTGCACGCCCATTGGAGCCAGTGGATCTGAAATTATTGGATTCAAGAGCCAGCCGCCAAATAACACTATAATGATTAGGGGCCTAGCACAACACATATCTGAGTTTGAT ATAAGACAGGACATAATCGCATGTGATCTAATGCCAAAGGACATCCGGCTCATCAGGAAGAAAGACACAG GTGCTTCCCGCGGTTTCGCCTTTGTCGAGTTTTCCACACTGGTTGAGGCCGTTCGTTGGATGGAGAAAAAACAG GGTGTTTTAATGCTCCAAGACCAATACCGTGCTATTATGCAATATAGCATACCAAAGGATTCGAATTCCGCTGAAAAAACACCATCCTATAAGGCTTCAGCTGATTGGTTTTGTATAAAG TGTGGAGCTCAGAATTTCAAAAGAAGGGACAACTGTTTTAAATGCCACGCATCCAAAACAGAGAGTGAGGAAGGAGGTAGCGGTAGCGACGAAGTGTGCATGTATGCGACCAAAA CCATAATGTTGAGGAATTTGGACGCATTGACAACAGAAGAGTCTGTCATGGCTGAACTGAAGCAAATCATACCAGAGTTGGTGGAAACCATTTCGGTCGTATGTATTGGACGGGATCCTCTAACGTCAACTTCTAGGGGCCTCTGTTATCTAGAAACAAGAAGCACCGTAGATTCCTTAGCTATATTCGCAGGACTTAGTAATCACAAAACACCACTTACTATTGATGGAAAGTCTG TGATAGTATCCTACTGTAAATATGTTAAGGGAGACAGCAAGAGACCATATTCTCAAGCCGATCAAGATGTCTTCCCTAACGCAGCAGTTCCTAGTACTTATTCTATGGACGATGTAGATAGTTTAGCAGAATACGCCGCTAGACGATATGCAAAATCGCCACAGGAATATATGCACTACATCGAATACTATCGAGTGTATTTCGCCAAACAAATTACTGATGGAAATTCCATTACCCTTCAGGAAAATCAAATGGATGCTGTAAATGCTGCAGCTGCCGTTGCTCAATCAGCCATACAGCAATTGAATGCCACCAAAACTGGTACTAGCAACtatttcgattcagagcagtgcCCTACAGGAGTTGATGGCAAGAAATACC CTGTCCCTGATACTGCCCGGTATATATATGATAAAAACACTGGTTATCAATACTGCCAGACTACTGGTCTCTATTATGACCCTAGCTCGAAATATTACTGGAATGCGAACATTCAAAAGTGGCTGTACTGGGATCATGACAAGCAAACTTATAGTTTGGCTCAGTCTGACGATGGTTCCAACAAACAATCTATAATAGAGAATGCTACTCAAGaacctgaaacaaaaaaacaaaaagttgaaAAACAAGATAAAGTGAAAGTTGCGAAAAAGATTGCAAAAGATATGGAGAGGTGGGCTAAAACGCTTAACCAGAAAAAGGAGAGCTGCAGCGTCAAAACAACTACTGAATTTATTGGATATGCTAATAATGCTTCGGCAGACATAGGATTTTCTGTCTTGGAAAAGAAAGCCTTAGCAGGACCTACTACATCCGCTGCCGCTAGTTCTACTCCACTTGCACCTTACATTAAGGAAGTTGATGATCGTTCACCTACTCTTCCAGGACCTCTTGTGGCAGCTTATGGAGGTGAAAGTGATTCTTCGG GTGAAGAAGATGATGACTTCCTAGACTACACAAATTTGATTTGCAACCTTTGCAAACGAAGGTTAAACTCAGCAGAAGCTTTAACCAAACATTCTAAGATGTCATCTTTACATCTACAGAATCTCGAATTGCGCAACAAGAAATCTACTAAATTCGGTGAAACCGTGGCTGATAAAGCTGCTTACCGTGATCGTGCTAAAGAACGAAGAATGAAATTTGGAGACCCAGATGCTCCAAAACCTAGCAAGCTCAAAGAAAAGTACTTAAAAGCACGGGAGGCGGAGATTTCAATGCCGTCTTCTTCTGTTTTGGAGCCGATTGGGGCTGAGAACGTCGGAAATAGGCTGTTACAAAAAATGGGATGGACCGAAGGTCAAGGTCTAGGAAAACAAAATCAAGGAAGGACAAGCATCATTCAG GCGGAACAACACAGTAGCACAGCAGGTTTAGGTAACAAGCTGGCAGGATACACGGCTGTGGCAGGTGAAAGTTACAAAGACTGCGTTAAGAAGATGATGTACGCTCGTTACCAGGAGTTGACAGAAAAGGAACTTAACAACTaa